Genomic window (Musa acuminata AAA Group cultivar baxijiao chromosome BXJ1-9, Cavendish_Baxijiao_AAA, whole genome shotgun sequence):
CTGGGAGCTCGAGTACGGACCTTATCGGTTCTCGTACAAAGATTTGTTCGGAGCCACGAAAGGTTTCATGGACGAGGAGCTGCTCGGAAGGGGTGGGTTCGGAAGGGTCTACAAGGGGGTGCTTCCGTATTCTGGATCAGAGGTCGCGGTGAAAAGAGTGTCTCACGAATCAAAACAGGGTATAACAGAGTTCATAGCAGAGGTCGTCAGCATCGGTCGTATCCGCCACCGGAATCTTGTTCAGCTGCTCGGCTATTGCCGACGCAAAGAGGAGCTGCTGCTGGTGTACGATTACATGCCCAATGGCAGTCTCGATAAGTTTCTGTACGACCAAGAGAAGCCTCCTCTGGATTGGGCGACACGGTTCCGGGTCATCAAAGGCGTGGCATCAGGCGTTCTGTATCTACATGACGACTGGGAGCAGGTTATAGTCCACAGAGACATCAAGGCGAGCAATGTGTTGCTCGACAGCGAATTGAATGGAAGACTGGGTGACTTCGGCCTAGCAAGGTTATACGACCATGGAACCGATCCAAAGACCACCCGCGTCGTCGGAACCATCGGTTATCTTGCTCCCGAGCTCGCTCGAACCGGCAAGGCGACCACCGTCACCGACGTGTTTGCGTTCGGCgtcttcctcctcgaggttgcttgCGGGAGGAGGCCGGTGGAGCGGATGGCGGCGGAGGAGCAGTTGGTTCTATCGGATTGGGTGTTGGATAACTGGAGGAAGGGGACGATACTGGCAACGATGGATCCAAGGCTGGGGGATGACTACGCGGTGGTGGAGGTGGAGCTGGTGTTGAAGCTTGGATTACTGTGCTCGCATCCACTTCCCACAGCAAGGCCGAGCATGCGCCAAGTCGTGCGCTACTTGGACGGCCATGCACCGCTCGCCGAACTCTCGCCCACGTACCTCAGCTTCAGCGCTTTTGTGCAGGTTCACAACGAAGGTGCCGATGACCATATCACGTCGTATACTTCGTCGGTGGCTTCTGCATCGGTTATCTCCGGAGGTCGATGACAGAGGAGGACATGGCTATGTGTGTATAGATTGCAAATGCTGTGCCGTGCCTGTAGATTCCTCTCATGTCTAACCTCCTGCAGAAACTGGAGTTGGAATCCGACTTGGCTCATCTTAGAGGTGTTGTTGTCGTGATCTATGATTCATGCAATTTGTAACTTAGTGTAGAACAAAACGAAAACCTCAATCGAGTCATGTATTTAATGGAAAGGCATGGAACTCACAGCTATTGATAAGCCTGACTTCATATAGAACTCGACTTGAAAGACGACAATCTACAAACAAGGTTCGTCTGCTTTCCATAAATTAATCAAAGACACGTTCCACGTCTTGCGCCGACACCAGATCATGTCCTCAGCGGCCACATTCTATTCGGCTCTTTGCAGCATTTCGGACATGGCTCCGGCTGTTTTTCCACCAGCGATCAGAACAAGCGGGTGGACCTCACGCCTATCATGAATGTCTGGGTCACTAATGAGGGACGGAGGTCCGGAACCCCTCGGATTTGGTTGGCAAATCGATTGACAAAGTGGAAGAGAGGTTGATTATCTCTGTCTCAACTCGAGTAGCGTGGCCAAGGATGACTTTGGACGTACATTGGCGAGAAAATGGTGCTCAAATTCTTTCACAAGCTACAAGAAGGAGGTGATCAAGAGGGGTTTCAAGTGGTCATGCACTCTCAAACTGATCAAGTTAGGGTCGTTGGAAATGCCCAGCACATTAGGGCGTTTGACGTGCCGGATAACAATATTTGAGCCCTGAAGACTGCAGTGTGTTTCGTTGGAGT
Coding sequences:
- the LOC135592794 gene encoding L-type lectin-domain containing receptor kinase SIT2-like, which translates into the protein MIEMPAMLLNTWVVCLLLLHPSLAGGNHDFVFNGFGGSNLTLGGVASITSGGLLMLTNNTKEKMGHAFYPSPLRFRDLPNATVFSFSTTFVTAFISEYADFSSHGVAFVVSPTKDFSRALGSQYLGLFNRSNDGNSSNHVLAIELDTINNPEFQDIDDNHVGIDINSLTSMDSHTAGYYADDTGLFKSLRFSSGQAMQVWIDYDGQEMLLNVSLSPIPMAKPHKPLLSTAIDLSSLLSESMYVGFASSTGPALTSHYVLGWSFTLNGAVARALDYSLLPSLPRTKSNVRSKVLHIGLPLASITLVSVIVVIVVFIVRWKIKYAELLEDWELEYGPYRFSYKDLFGATKGFMDEELLGRGGFGRVYKGVLPYSGSEVAVKRVSHESKQGITEFIAEVVSIGRIRHRNLVQLLGYCRRKEELLLVYDYMPNGSLDKFLYDQEKPPLDWATRFRVIKGVASGVLYLHDDWEQVIVHRDIKASNVLLDSELNGRLGDFGLARLYDHGTDPKTTRVVGTIGYLAPELARTGKATTVTDVFAFGVFLLEVACGRRPVERMAAEEQLVLSDWVLDNWRKGTILATMDPRLGDDYAVVEVELVLKLGLLCSHPLPTARPSMRQVVRYLDGHAPLAELSPTYLSFSAFVQVHNEGADDHITSYTSSVASASVISGGR